A window of Aquitalea denitrificans contains these coding sequences:
- a CDS encoding 3-(methylthio)propionyl-CoA ligase, whose amino-acid sequence MRGQMMDQPLLISALLQHAETYHGDSEIVSRTVEGPIHRYTYREAARRSRQLANALAGLGVQHGDTVGTLAWNGYRHYEIYFATSGSGAICHTVNPRLFAEQISYIINHGEDKVLMFDLSFLPVVEQIAAELTTVQHFVLLTDRAHMPRETPLDNLLCYEDLVNSHSDHYQWPAFDENTASSLCYTSGTTGNPKGVLYSHRSTVLHAFASSLPDSLDISAQGAIMPVVPMFHVNGWGLPYSCTMNGAKLVLPGPKMDGVNLYELIESEGVTMAAGVPTIWMMLLQHCQKNHLKIHSLKRVIVGGSAAPESMVDQLAEHGAELRQLWGMTELSPCGTTSTPKFKHQGCDTSALRALQTKQGRPIYGVAIRIVDDEGKPLPNDGVAFGNLQVKGAWVLSRYFKRELDDCHTEDGWFNTGDVVTIDRDGYMKITDRTKDVIKSGGEWISSIELENILVGHPAVAEAAAIGVVHPKWDERPLMVVVLKAGAGATREELIGFYEGKIAKWWTPDDVVFLDELPHTATGKLQKMKLREMFKDYQWA is encoded by the coding sequence ATGCGTGGACAAATGATGGATCAGCCGCTGCTGATTTCTGCCCTGCTGCAACATGCCGAAACCTATCATGGCGACAGCGAGATCGTGTCGCGTACTGTGGAAGGCCCGATCCACCGCTATACCTACCGTGAAGCCGCACGCCGCAGCCGCCAGCTGGCCAATGCCCTGGCCGGCCTGGGGGTGCAGCATGGCGATACTGTTGGCACCCTGGCCTGGAACGGTTATCGCCATTACGAAATCTACTTTGCCACTTCTGGTTCCGGTGCCATCTGTCACACCGTCAATCCGCGCCTGTTTGCCGAGCAGATCAGCTACATCATCAATCACGGCGAAGACAAGGTGCTGATGTTTGATCTGAGCTTTCTGCCTGTTGTGGAGCAGATTGCAGCCGAGCTCACCACCGTGCAGCATTTTGTCCTGCTGACCGACCGTGCCCACATGCCGCGCGAGACGCCGCTGGACAACCTGCTGTGCTATGAAGACCTGGTCAACAGCCACAGCGACCACTACCAGTGGCCGGCATTCGACGAAAACACTGCCTCCAGCCTGTGTTACACCTCGGGCACCACCGGCAACCCCAAGGGCGTGCTGTATTCGCATCGTTCCACCGTGCTGCATGCCTTTGCCAGTTCGCTGCCGGACAGCCTGGATATCTCGGCCCAGGGCGCCATCATGCCGGTGGTGCCGATGTTCCATGTCAACGGTTGGGGCCTGCCCTACAGCTGCACCATGAACGGGGCCAAGCTGGTGTTGCCCGGACCCAAGATGGACGGGGTCAACCTGTACGAGCTGATCGAGAGCGAAGGCGTCACCATGGCCGCCGGCGTGCCCACCATCTGGATGATGCTGTTGCAGCACTGCCAGAAGAATCATCTGAAAATACACAGTCTGAAGCGTGTGATCGTGGGCGGCTCTGCGGCACCGGAAAGCATGGTTGACCAGTTGGCCGAGCATGGTGCCGAGTTGCGCCAGCTGTGGGGCATGACCGAGCTGTCGCCCTGTGGCACAACCAGTACGCCCAAGTTCAAGCATCAGGGCTGCGACACGTCTGCTTTACGTGCACTGCAAACCAAGCAGGGCCGCCCGATTTACGGTGTGGCTATCCGTATTGTCGATGATGAAGGCAAACCGCTGCCCAATGACGGCGTGGCCTTTGGCAATCTGCAGGTGAAGGGGGCGTGGGTGCTGTCGCGCTACTTCAAGCGCGAGCTGGACGACTGTCATACCGAGGATGGCTGGTTCAATACCGGCGACGTTGTCACCATCGACCGTGACGGCTACATGAAGATTACCGACCGCACCAAGGACGTGATCAAGTCTGGCGGCGAGTGGATCAGCTCGATCGAGCTGGAAAACATTCTGGTTGGCCACCCGGCAGTCGCCGAGGCTGCGGCTATCGGGGTAGTGCATCCCAAGTGGGACGAGCGCCCGCTGATGGTGGTGGTGCTAAAGGCTGGTGCCGGCGCCACGCGTGAAGAGCTGATCGGCTTTTACGAAGGCAAGATCGCCAAGTGGTGGACACCGGATGATGTGGTGTTCCTGGATGAGCTGCCGCACACCGCCACCGGCAAGCTGCAGAAGATGAAGTTGCGCGAAATGTTCAAGGATTATCAGTGGGCATGA
- a CDS encoding response regulator transcription factor: protein MTLDFLLVDDDEAFSTVLSRALARRGFQVECAVNGAQALQLREDVPQRIVLDLNLEGESGLRLLPDLRQLYPQAAVVVLTGYASIATAVEATKLGAVQYLAKPATVDDILAAFQQVSANPELPLAPQPMSLRRVTWEHLQRVLNEHDGNISATARSMGMHRRTLQRMLAKRPVKS from the coding sequence ATGACGCTGGATTTTCTGCTGGTTGATGATGACGAGGCTTTCAGCACGGTTCTATCCCGGGCATTGGCGCGACGGGGCTTCCAGGTGGAATGCGCGGTCAACGGTGCCCAGGCATTGCAACTAAGGGAGGACGTCCCGCAGCGTATCGTGCTGGATCTTAATCTGGAAGGAGAAAGCGGCCTGCGACTGTTGCCGGACTTGCGCCAGCTTTACCCGCAGGCTGCAGTTGTCGTACTGACCGGCTACGCCAGCATTGCCACGGCGGTGGAGGCAACCAAGCTGGGGGCGGTGCAGTACCTGGCCAAGCCGGCTACGGTGGATGACATTCTGGCGGCATTCCAGCAGGTCAGTGCTAACCCGGAGCTGCCGCTGGCACCACAGCCCATGTCGCTGCGGCGTGTTACCTGGGAGCATCTGCAACGGGTACTGAACGAACACGACGGCAATATTTCCGCTACCGCCCGCTCCATGGGTATGCACCGCCGCACCTTGCAGCGCATGCTGGCCAAGCGGCCCGTGAAAAGCTAA
- a CDS encoding sensor histidine kinase, protein MLAQLFSSSSRLVADLPDAVRLIARLRWLMLGAGGVLLLLLAAAGLSLPWLLLLQALATLALFNQLLGGQLQRGASPLLLLRLGLLADVLALTECLAFSGGAANPLASLYLPPVLFAALLSPGVFAWGLSLLSMLAYAALFGWHLPWPLQGSDAAYAFSLHLLGMWLTFALSALLITSFVSWLARQLAAREAALAAARETQLRDEQLLAVGMQAAGAAHSLSTPINTLTLLVDDMLQQHAADASLQEDLFLMQAQLAACARALSRLKQGVQQADTAQALFATLAQQLSGWRSLRPDVQLDWQATPGPDPLVRLDAAFWPAFFNLINNAAEAGGGVLTVTAALHGKLLQLDIINPSGRLSTAQLQRAGLAPLTSSKPAGMGLGVMLSHATLARLGGTLTLENRPEGGVHACVRLPLRLEEQA, encoded by the coding sequence ATGCTGGCCCAATTGTTTTCTTCCTCTTCACGCTTGGTGGCAGACCTGCCCGATGCCGTGCGCCTGATTGCCCGCCTGCGCTGGCTGATGCTGGGTGCAGGTGGCGTACTGTTGTTACTGCTTGCCGCTGCCGGCCTGTCCCTGCCCTGGCTGCTGCTGTTGCAGGCGCTGGCAACGCTGGCCCTGTTCAATCAACTGCTGGGTGGGCAACTGCAGCGTGGTGCTTCGCCCCTGCTGCTGCTGCGGCTGGGTTTGCTGGCCGATGTGCTGGCCCTGACCGAGTGTCTGGCATTCAGCGGTGGGGCGGCCAATCCCCTGGCTTCGCTTTACCTGCCGCCGGTATTGTTTGCCGCCTTATTGTCCCCTGGCGTGTTTGCCTGGGGACTGTCGCTGCTGAGCATGCTGGCCTATGCCGCGCTGTTTGGCTGGCATCTGCCCTGGCCCTTGCAAGGCAGTGATGCCGCCTATGCGTTTTCCCTGCATCTGCTTGGGATGTGGCTGACCTTTGCCTTGTCTGCCCTGCTGATTACCAGCTTTGTGTCCTGGCTGGCACGTCAGCTGGCCGCCCGCGAAGCTGCCCTGGCTGCGGCCAGGGAAACCCAGCTGCGTGACGAACAGTTGCTGGCCGTGGGCATGCAGGCAGCAGGAGCGGCACATTCGCTATCCACACCCATCAATACCCTCACCCTGCTGGTGGATGACATGCTGCAGCAGCATGCTGCCGATGCATCCTTGCAGGAAGATCTGTTTCTGATGCAGGCCCAGCTGGCGGCCTGTGCCCGAGCGCTGTCCCGGCTGAAGCAGGGTGTACAGCAGGCCGATACCGCACAAGCGCTGTTTGCCACGCTGGCACAGCAGTTGTCAGGCTGGCGCAGCCTGCGCCCCGATGTTCAGCTGGACTGGCAGGCGACACCAGGGCCGGACCCGCTGGTGCGGCTGGATGCCGCCTTCTGGCCGGCATTTTTCAACCTGATCAATAACGCAGCCGAGGCGGGAGGCGGGGTGCTCACTGTGACGGCGGCCCTGCACGGCAAGTTGTTGCAGCTGGACATCATCAACCCGTCGGGTCGTTTGTCCACGGCACAGTTGCAACGTGCCGGTCTGGCACCGTTGACATCCAGCAAACCTGCCGGGATGGGGCTGGGGGTGATGCTCAGCCATGCCACACTTGCCAGGCTGGGCGGCACCCTGACGCTGGAAAACAGGCCGGAGGGTGGGGTGCATGCCTGTGTGCGATTACCCCTGCGGCTGGAGGAGCAAGCATGA